A region from the Clavibacter sp. A6099 genome encodes:
- a CDS encoding pyridoxal phosphate-dependent decarboxylase family protein, producing the protein MTLSPHASRPSDPTLDDPRSAVVTAAADPADELFSDRTLPGWDAALRAAADHVRGAARRADGPFTGITPDRLRGSFAGLDLDRPLGGLDDALDELDDLYLRDAVWFHDPSYVAHLNCPILIPAIAGELILSSVNTSMDTWDQSAGATLIERALIDWTAGRAGLGEDADGVFTSGGSQSNLQALLLARDEAAAVHGLTAADRQRMRILVSDVGHFSVEKSARILGLAPDAVVRVPSDDAKRMRVDALEQELARCYAAGLLPVAVVATAGTTDFGSVDPLPAIGNVCRREGIWLHVDAAYGGGLLTSLRHRHLLDGIARADSVTVDYHKTFFQPVSSSALLVRDGRTLRHATLHADYLNPADRAHEEIPNQVDKSLQTTRRFDALKLWLTLRTVGADGVGRMLDDVIALADRTWSALRRDPALEVVVRPEISALVFRYVPAGERDGSAGPDAGTRSDAVNRGIRQAIQDSGRAMVAATRVGGRAHLKLTLLNPATTDAHIAEILGMVMAAGDALDAGLDAPASAAEPAAAAEVAR; encoded by the coding sequence CTGGGACGCCGCCCTCCGCGCCGCCGCCGACCACGTCCGCGGGGCCGCCCGACGCGCCGACGGCCCGTTCACCGGGATCACGCCCGACCGGCTCCGCGGCTCGTTCGCCGGGCTCGACCTCGACCGCCCGCTCGGCGGCCTGGACGACGCCCTCGACGAGCTCGACGACCTGTACCTCCGCGACGCGGTCTGGTTCCACGACCCGTCGTACGTCGCGCACCTCAACTGCCCGATCCTCATCCCGGCCATCGCGGGCGAGCTCATCCTCTCGAGCGTCAACACCTCGATGGACACGTGGGACCAGAGCGCGGGTGCCACCCTCATCGAGCGCGCGCTCATCGACTGGACCGCGGGCCGCGCCGGGCTCGGCGAGGACGCGGACGGCGTCTTCACGAGCGGCGGCAGCCAGTCCAACCTGCAGGCGCTGCTGCTCGCCCGCGACGAGGCCGCGGCCGTGCACGGGCTCACGGCAGCCGACCGGCAGCGGATGCGGATCCTCGTCAGCGACGTCGGCCACTTCAGCGTCGAGAAGAGCGCGCGGATCCTCGGCCTCGCCCCCGACGCGGTCGTGCGCGTGCCGAGCGACGACGCCAAGCGGATGCGCGTCGACGCCCTCGAGCAGGAGCTCGCGCGCTGCTACGCGGCCGGGCTCCTGCCGGTCGCCGTCGTCGCGACCGCGGGCACCACCGACTTCGGCAGCGTCGACCCGCTGCCCGCGATCGGGAACGTGTGCCGGCGCGAGGGGATCTGGCTGCACGTCGACGCCGCGTACGGCGGCGGGCTCCTGACGTCGCTCCGGCACCGGCACCTCCTCGACGGCATCGCGCGCGCCGACTCCGTGACCGTCGACTACCACAAGACGTTCTTCCAGCCCGTGAGCTCCAGCGCGCTCCTCGTGCGCGACGGCCGCACGCTCCGGCACGCGACGCTGCACGCCGACTACCTGAACCCGGCCGACCGCGCGCACGAGGAGATCCCGAACCAGGTCGACAAGTCGCTGCAGACCACACGGCGCTTCGACGCGCTGAAGCTGTGGCTGACGCTGCGGACCGTGGGCGCCGACGGGGTGGGGCGGATGCTCGACGACGTCATCGCGCTCGCCGACCGCACGTGGTCCGCGCTGCGGCGGGATCCGGCGCTCGAGGTCGTGGTGCGGCCGGAGATCAGCGCGCTCGTGTTCCGGTACGTGCCGGCGGGGGAGCGGGACGGATCCGCGGGACCCGACGCGGGGACGCGCTCGGACGCCGTCAACCGCGGCATCCGGCAGGCGATCCAGGACTCCGGCCGCGCGATGGTCGCCGCCACACGCGTCGGCGGCCGCGCGCACCTCAAGCTCACGCTGCTCAACCCGGCGACGACGGACGCGCACATCGCGGAGATCCTGGGGATGGTGATGGCGGCGGGCGACGCGCTCGATGCCGGGCTGGACGCACCCGCGTCCGCCGCTGAG